The following are encoded together in the Penicillium digitatum chromosome 3, complete sequence genome:
- a CDS encoding reverse transcriptase gives MSLTEKQLKSCILLGYQLLTYFDNPKNLHQELRTTELTDDILFITDTYDTPHLPKENLYPTDWLLQKELGRAIREFQKLVLKIPARQHQDKPRQTQHLGEPSGSHRPQPPKERPQTQRSKEPTESYQAQLHPQASPIIPTPGTFPLTDPLEGLSNLSSEVPLGDSEHTLPQLTTPLAPMQGKQQDVPQEPSSNITLSRAELHKILDDALTRARTREVDNVRAIVDEVITARRDDIRGPPGRDGQDAPHSTAHWKTDDVGYFTPDPTSDVHVRTLRGTTYYTNVYAFINQLKALIPLKSEEVVRANLPSCLREAAARWYSAELSDEERQDLSVRSLELGWFATLERRFKPRATEAIVKVMAPSSVYSWRDVRAGRSVTEWAQNMLRDAQAAEITGTTTVLRLVWTRLEPALQRDIREPSPATTISQFMADLDLRYGQCPNQFVIKLMWNSIPNVQRQSQQQFPRNAYQPPPNVPQIQAQRTSYVPPQQQQPQGAYQPRQQQQQQPPQGQTNLAGQLLLSDKPWNQAGYSNTGYVARQPRARPAAAYQAEPQEVAPPDESLPAFYDGQHFYDPHNDAYYVDEEYNSYAEYPEEDPQAYWQAPPFQDNEDDHDQPCYSVTEDLTPTATCLHCSAAFLSNNKLHAHLKDCASRHTAAAVDDTTVAYYVSQQDGTETDALPPDLPIIRSDRARATQPGMAYKSWRYASTVVGLIDQHKLLVACLDTGCVMTIIDADLAKSLGIPLQKCTPVPVAGIGSRHLSSAFVSFDAFFRGADNAACIRIEAHLVENLKAKLLIGMDVIGHEGFRLDFDAKTVKIPSCMGLEIPISTHAKPHHAAQRAVYAAEHVLIPPRSIVRVPARVQATLPDDRDYVFEGRHRQAAFYSHLVEANFAWVQAVNDTPDPISLRRRDRIGTLYEADMPMACAVEPIAYVMRKTTVFS, from the exons ATGTCACTCACCGAGAAGCAGCTTAAGAGCTGTATCCTCCTTGGGTATCAGCTACTCACGTACTTCGACAACCCAAAGAATCTACATCAGGAGCTCCGAACTACCGAGCTTACGGACGATATCCTCTTTATCACAGACACCTACGATACACCCCATCTTCCGAAGGAGAACCTATATCCGACTGATTGGTTGTTGCAGAAGGAGCTAGGACGGGCCATACGGGAGTTTCAAAAGCTCGTCTTGAAGATCCCCGCCCGTCAACATCAAGACAAACCCCGCCAGACACAGCATCTAGGAGAGCCCTCCGGGTCCCACCGACCACAGCCTCCCAAAGAGCGACCTCAAACACAGCGTTCAAAGGAACCTACTGAGTCATATCAGGCGCAACTACATCCGCAAGCGAGTCCTATCATACCGACACCAGGAACCTTTCCCCTTACGGACCCGCTTGAAGGCTTGAGTAACCTTTCCAGTGAAGTCCCACTAGGTGACTCGGAACATACCCTCCCTCAGCTCACTACCCCACTAGCCCCAATGCAGGGCAAACAGCAGGACGTCCCGCAGGAACCTTCGTCCAATATCACCCTATCAAGGGCTGAACTGCATAAAATCCTTGATGACGCGCTTACTCGAGCTCGTACACGCGAGGTCGACAACGTTCGAGCAATAGTTGACGAAGTCATCACGGCGCGTCGTGACGATATCCGCGGGCCACCGGGTCGAGACGGACAGGATGCACCACATAGCACCGCGCACTGGAAGACGGACGACGTAGGTTACTTCACACCTGACCCTACGTCAGACGTACATGTACGCACTCTTCGGGGAACCACGTACTACACGAATGTTTATGCCTTCATCAACCAGCTAaaggcattgatcccgttgaAATCTGAGGAAGTGGTCCGAGCGAACCTACCATCGTGCCTGCGGGAGGCAGCAGCTCGATGGTACAGCGCGGAGCTGTCAGACGAAGAGAGGCAGGATTTAAGTGTCCGCTCTCTGGAGTTGGGCTGGTTCGCCACCCTTGAAAGACGGTTCAAGCCGCGCGCCACAGAGGCGATCGTCAAAGTGATGGCACCGTCATCAGTCTACTCCTGGCGGGACGTACGCGCAGGGCGCAGTGTTACAGAATGGGCCCAAAACATGTTACGAGACGCCCAAGCAGCCGAGATAACAGGTACTACAACAGTGCTCCGCCTAGTGTGGACACGTCTTGAACCAGCACTTCAGCGTGACATACGGGAACCCAGCCCAGCTACCACGATCTCGCAGTTCATGGCAGACTTAGATTTGCGTTATGGACAGTG CCCCAATCAGTTCGTTATCAAG CTTATGTGGAATTCGATTCCTAACGTACAACGTCAATCACAGCAGCAGTTCCCTAGGAATGCTTACCAGCCACCGCCAAATGTTCCTCAAATCCAGGCTCAGCGTACGTCTTACGTACCGCCTcagcaacaacaaccacAAGGAGCCTACCAGCCgcgtcagcagcagcagcagcagccgcCGCAGGGCCAGACCAACCTAGCCGGCCAGCTCTTGCTCTCTGACAAGCCGTGGAATCAAGCCGGTTACTCCAACACAGGCTACGTAGCGCGGCAGCCACGCGCTCGGCCAGCTGCAGCATACCAAGCGGAGCCACAGGAAGTTGCTCCTCCCGACGAGAGCTTGCCAGCGTTTTACGACGGCCAGCACTTCTATGACCCCCACAATGACGCGTATTATGTAGATGAGGAATACAACAGCTATGCGGAGTACCCTGAGGAGGATCCTCAAGCGTACTGGCAGGCCCCTCCTTTTCAGGACAACGAGGACGACCATGACCAACCATGTTACTCCGTGACAGAGGATCTCACACCTACCGCCACCTGCCTACACTGCTCTGCCGCCTTTTTATCCAATAACAAACTCCACGCGCACCTAAAGGACTGCGCTTCGAGACACACAGCAGCCGCAGTCGATGACACCACCGTTGCGTACTACGTATCCCAGCAGGATGGTACTGAGACGGATGCCCTACCCCCGGACTTGCCAATAATCAGATCAGACCGGGCACGAGCTACTCAGCCGGGTATGGCTTACAAGTCCTGGCGATATGCGTCGACCGTCGTCGGATTGATAGACCAACATAAGCTGCTTGTCGCATGCCTCGATACCGGATGCGTCATGACCATTATTGACGCAGACCTTGCAAAGTCCCTAGGAATCCCGTTGCAAAAGTGTACACCAGTGCCCGTCGCcgggatcggatcccgcCATTTATCGTCCGCATTTGTCTCGTTCGATGCTTTCTTCCGCGGCGCGGATAACGCAGCTTGTATCCGCATCGAGGCTCATTTGGTCGAAAACCTAAAAGCGAAGCTCTTGATCGGGATGGACGTCATAGGTCATGAAGGCTTCCGGTTGGACTTTGACGCGAAGACAGTCAAGATCCCGTCATGTATGGGTCTGGAGATTCCGATTTCCACACACGCTAAGCCCCACCACGCGGCCCAGCGGGCAGTCTACGCAGCTGAACACGTCCTCATTCCCCCGCGCTCTATTGTGCGTGTGCCAGCGCGTGTGCAGGCAACGCTGCCTGATGATCGGGATTACGTATTTGAAGGTCGTCATCGCCAAGCTGCATTTTACTCTCATTTGGTCGAGGCAAACTTTGCCTGGGTCCAAGCTGTCAACGATACTCCCGACCCGATCTCCCTTCGCCGGCGGGATCGCATTGGCACCCTATATGAGGCAGATATGCCTATGGCTTGCGCAGTGGAACCAATA GCCTACGTCATGCGCAAGACGACGGTATTCAGCTAA
- a CDS encoding reverse transcriptase encodes MSDLALPGAASTWDVPDEAYAFLTSYVQLSDDFKQRVRTAYKEDPKWSLVLNELQRVTQDPDPIKPRLPYETDDGLLYSTQADGDRWLCIPESIKDDIFEMAHGDGHLGFHRAWQKMRGFVIHKGAKKLRVYIDQCDECKKNAVHRHKPYGSLQPILAPPIPFHTLTIDFVTGLPRTKKGFDAVAIYTCKSTKRIGSTPGKKTWSGEEWAIAVLRDLQKGDWGIPVVWISDRDKRFVQGFWKGIFTALRTKLLYTAAYNPQADGQSERSNQTGEIWLRHWQNIHQEADWDEGLAPMQASLNASVNVSTGDSPHKLMFGVDLRMPWNLLRQAFVGSPQASRQDADECAKYAAMVMKKQYDSRHKPIFFQKNDFVYLRLAQGTEPGYVWPSRNITRKLTQRHIKCRVIERVGRLAYRLQMPPELAGAHPVVSLQHLERAPQEGDLSSAEPPSTFDPRFPEDTDRADVDAVLDMRHRGRGRGRRKQYLVRWSGVGNEHLEWLDEDNLVGAEEKVLEYLQDVLHHTQEFTN; translated from the coding sequence ATGTCTGACCTGGCGTTGCCTGGCGCGGCATCCACATGGGACGTTCCTGATGAGGCCTACGCCTTCCTCACGTCCTACGTACAGCTCTCCGATGATTTCAAGCAACGTGTGCGAACAGCTTACAAGGAAGACCCTAAATGGAGCCTTGTCCTCAACGAGCTCCAAAGGGTGACACAGGACCCCGACCCTATCAAGCCACGTCTACCCTACGAAACCGACGACGGCTTGCTGTATTCAACGCAGGCCGACGGCGACCGGTGGCTGTGTATTCCTGAGTCGATCAAAGATGATATCTTCGAAATGGCACACGGTGACGGACACCTCGGTTTCCATCGCGCCTGGCAGAAGATGCGAGGCTTTGTCATACACAAGGGAGCAAAAAAGCTCCGGGTGTATATCGACCAGTGTGACGAGTGCAAGAAAAACGCAGTACATCGTCACAAACCATACGGATCACTTCAGCCGATTCTCGCGCCACCGATCCCGTTTCATACGCTGACAATTGACTTTGTTACCGGCCTGCCACGCACGAAGAAGGGTTTCGATGCGGTGGCAATCTACACATGTAAATCCACAAAGCGTATCGGCTCGACGCCCGGAAAGAAGACCTGGAGCGGTGAAGAATGGGCTATCGCGGTCCTCCGTGACCTCCAGAAGGGCGACTGGGGGATCCCCGTGGTGTGGATCTCCGACCGGGACAAGCGCTTTGTTCAAGGCTTCTGGAAGGGTATATTTACTGCCCTACGCACTAAGCTCCTATATACGGCGGCGTATAACCCACAGGCGGACGGCCAATCGGAACGTTCGAACCAAACAGGCGAAATCTGGCTACGCCACTGGCAGAATATCCACCAAGAAGCGGATTGGGACGAAGGTCTCGCGCCAATGCAAGCCTCACTGAATGCCTCAGTCAATGTATCCACTGGCGACTCACCACATAAACTTATGTTCGGTGTCGATCTACGTATGCCATGGAATCTCCTCCGTCAGGCTTTCGTCGGATCTCCCCAAGCGAGCCGACAGGACGCTGACGAATGTGCCAAGTACGCGGCTATGGTGATGAAGAAGCAATACGATAGCCGTCACAAGCCTATCTTTTTCCAGAAGAATGACTTCGTATACTTACGTCTTGCGCAAGGGACTGAGCCAGGTTATGTATGGCCATCGCGCAACATCACAAGGAAACTTACCCAGCGACATATAAAGTGCCGTGTCATTGAACGCGTCGGACGCCTGGCATATCGCTTGCAGATGCCGCCAGAGCTTGCTGGAGCTCACCCAGTGGTATCATTACAACACCTAGAACGTGCCCCTCAAGAAGGCGATCTCTCTTCAGCTGAACCTCCCTCCACGTTCGACCCACGCTTTCCAGAAGACACAGATCGTGCAGACGTAGACGCGGTCCTGGATATGCGACACAGAGGCCGCGGACGGGGTCGACGAAAGCAGTACCTAGTCCGGTGGTCCGGAGTGGGGAATGAACACCTGGAGTGGCTGGATGAGGATAACCTGGTGGGAGCAGAAGAAAAGGTCCTAGAATACCTCCAAGACGTCCTGCATCATACGCAGGAGTTCACAAATTAA
- a CDS encoding Flavin-containing monooxygenase-like, with the protein MPSSFARIHKRHAYSKEAHTYYPVLIVGAGPSGVAMGCRLKEVLGTDQFRIFDRQSGIGGTWWINRYPGAACDIPAILYSFSFAQKKDWSTLFPPGSEMAQYIANVCERYQIVDKIQLNTDVKELRWIEDDEEWEVTLLHLVPGTGDLTQHERDRIAAQDGHHKVYVKAEIVRAKVIVSGVGGLVEPKAWPNDIPGIKNFEGETMHSARWNDQIDLEDKNVIVVGSGCSAAQVVPELAKPEANVRSITQLMRTPPWVEPDTIPPDYIPLYEKWIPGLMTHVPGLASSMRKALFIKLEKAFYDIFMDTAWSRRARPQLEKEYLDNMRQVAPKEYHEILTPNYSLGCKRRVFCGTWYRSLNAPNVELTTQPLTSVHAKSVVLGPGRHYPPLKSEDADEIREIPADVIIMANGFETNQWLHPLKVIGRKGKNLEEVWAERGGAQAYQGIAMDSFPNFFILFGPNTATGHNSVIFATENAVNYSLKFIKPILNGQVSSYEVKEDAEREWTQQVQDALRKSVFHRGTCSSWYISADGWNSSTYPFTQIHYWLRCKFPVWRHWTANLTRKGRVLRVLRKVLQGLVILWLIAGVSFLRQNPKHKARLIQSLLAGKEWLVSAISQLRR; encoded by the exons ATGCCTTCTTCCTTTGCCCGAATTCATAAGCGCCATGCCTACAGCAAAGAAGCTCACACTTATTACCCAGTCCTGATAGTAGGTGCTGGACCGTCGGGGGTGGCCATGGGATGCCGTCTCAAAGAGGTCCTGGGAACAGACCAGTTCCGAATTTTCGATCGTCAGTCCGGTATTGGGGGTACCTGGTGGATAAATAGGTATCCAGGAGCTGCCTGTGACAT ACCAGCGATATTATACTCCTTTTCCTTTGCTCAGAAAAAGGACTGGTCTACACTGTTTCCACCTGGTTCAGAAATGGCACAGTATATCGCAAATGTCTGCGAGAGATATCAAATTGTGGACAAGATTCAGTTGAATACCGATGTCAAGGAACTTCGATGGAtcgaagatgacgaggagtgGGAGGTTACGCTCTTGCACCTTGTCCCTGGAACCGGCGATTTAACTCAGCACGAACGGGATCGAATCGCTGCCCAGGATGGCCATCACAAGGTCTATGTCAAGGCAGAAATTGTACGAGCCAAGGTGATCGTCAGTGGCGTTGGTGGGCTAGTAGAACCTAAGGCATGGCCGAATGACATTCCAGGCATTAAGAACTTCGAAGGTGAGACCATGCATTCAGCCCGCTGGAATGACCAGATTGATTTGGAGGACAAGAATGTCATCGTGGTTGGTTCCGGCTGCAGCGCCGCGCAGGTAGTGCCCGAGCTCGCCAAGCCAGAGGCCAACGTTCGATCCATTACCCAACTGATGCGAACCCCTCCCTGGGTCGAGCCTGATACAATCCCTCCTGATTATATCCCTTTGTACGAGAAATGGATTCCTGGGCTGATGACCCACGTGCCTGGACTGGCGTCATCCATGCGTAAGGCTCTCTTCATCAAACTGGAAAAAGCATTCTACGACATTTTTATGGACACTGCATGGAGCCGAAGAGCGCGGCCGCAGCTGGAAAAGGAGTATTTGGACAACATGCGTCAAGTCGCGCCGAAGGAATACCATGAGATCTTGACACCAAACTACAGCCTCGGCTGCAAGAGGCGGGTCTTCTGTGGCACTTGGTACCGCAGTCTCAATGCCCCCAATGTGGAACTAACTACCCAGCCCCTGACAAGCGTCCATGCAAAAAGTGTCGTTCTTGGTCCGGGCCGCCATTATCCACCCCTCAAGTCTGAAGACGCAGATGAGATTAGGGAGATTCCCGCCGATGTGATCATCATGGCTAATGGCTTTGAAACCAACCAATGGCTGCACCCACTGAAGGTGATTGGCAGGAAAGGAAAGAATCTTGAAGAGGTCTGGGCGGAGCGTGGAGGTGCCCAGGCATATCAGGGCATCGCAATGGATTCCTTCCCGAACTTCTTTATTCTTTTCGGCCCGAATACAGCCACAGGTCATAACAGTGTGATTTTTGCGACAGAGAATGCGGTAAACTACTCGTTAAAATTCATCAAGCCAATCTTGAATGGTCAAGTCAGCTCGTATGAAGTGAAGGAGGATGCTGAGCGTGAATGGACTCAGCAGGTGCAGGATGCACTTCGGAAGAGTGTGTTCCATCGTGGGACTTGCTCCAGCTGGTATATCAGTGCCGATGGTTGGAATTCAAGTACATATCC ATTCACTCAGATTCACTACTGGCTGCGTTGCAAGTTTCCCGTCTGGCGGCATTGGACTGCAAACCTCACGAGAAAGGGTCGTGTTTTGCGAGTTCTCCGGAAAGTTCTGCAGGGTTTGGTTATTCTTTGGCTCATTGCAGGCGTTAGTTTCCTGCGCCAAAACCCTAAGCACAAGGCTCGATTGATACAGTCATTGCTGGCTGGGAAAGAGTGGCTGGTCTCGGCGATTTCTCAGTTGAGGCGCTGA
- a CDS encoding Fungal transcriptional regulatory protein, N-terminal — translation MASESSQFEISPPQTESGNQSIGASDSNKRKAEQGNGTQARTKRNRYISIACNECKRRKIKCNGQIPCQRCGHLNLECRYAPNCCNNNFKDSDEFRSMTDQITTLQDQGLSASLATDLSRPTLQCKPG, via the exons ATGGCTTCAGAGTCATCTCAGTTCGAAATATCACCGCCGCAGACGGAATCCGGCAATCAGTCGATCGGTGCGTCCGATTCAAACAAGAGAAAGGCGGAACAAGGCAACGGAACGCAGGCGCGCACAAAGCGGAATCGCTATATCTCCATTGCATG CAATGAATGCAAGCGGCGCAAGATCAAGTGCAATGGCCAGATACCTTGTCAACGCTGTGGTCACCTGAATTTGGAAT GCCGCTATGCACCTAATTGTTGTAATAACAACTTCAAAGATTCCGA TGAGTTCCGGTCAATGACAGATCAGATCACTACTCTACAAGACCAA GGTTTGAGCGCCTCTCTCGCAACGGATCTCAGTCGGCCTACACTCCAATGCAAGCCGGGCTAG